Proteins encoded in a region of the Deinococcus fonticola genome:
- a CDS encoding RNA polymerase sigma factor, translated as MVKGNVEIPTDNASGAPPTDLLTRERHARLLAGDEAAWHAFVTEYEQRMYGYLYRLEGNSEDALDLTQEVFYRAWRSMNTFRAGERVLPWLYQVARNTQIESHRRKQHQRFSLEEAREEIGFEVTSSGRSPGQAAESEQAQDRVQRALMKLPQEYREAVVLRFVEDLPYDEIARIQGVAPGTAKSRVFRAKEQLAELLADVADVH; from the coding sequence ATGGTGAAAGGTAACGTGGAGATTCCGACGGACAACGCCAGCGGTGCACCCCCCACCGACCTGCTCACCAGGGAGAGGCACGCCAGATTGCTGGCTGGGGACGAGGCCGCCTGGCACGCGTTCGTGACCGAGTACGAGCAGCGCATGTACGGTTACCTGTACCGCCTGGAGGGCAACAGCGAAGACGCCCTGGATTTGACCCAGGAAGTCTTTTACCGCGCCTGGCGCAGCATGAACACCTTCCGCGCCGGGGAACGCGTCCTGCCGTGGCTCTATCAGGTGGCCCGCAACACGCAGATCGAATCTCACCGGCGTAAGCAGCACCAGCGCTTCAGCCTGGAAGAAGCCCGCGAGGAAATAGGGTTCGAGGTCACGAGTTCGGGCCGCTCACCCGGGCAGGCCGCCGAGAGCGAGCAGGCGCAAGACCGCGTGCAACGCGCCCTGATGAAGCTCCCCCAGGAATACCGCGAAGCCGTGGTGCTGCGCTTCGTCGAAGACCTGCCCTACGACGAGATTGCCCGCATTCAGGGGGTGGCCCCCGGAACCGCCAAGAGCCGCGTTTTCAGGGCCAAGGAACAGCTGGCGGAGTTGCTGGCCGACGTGGCCGATGTGCATTGA
- a CDS encoding FUN14 domain-containing protein produces the protein MTAPQTTPEPAATADLAHSIQNMLPDLSVGALLGFATGVAVKFVGRIALIVVGLLFIAVQLLAWTGIITVDWLKLQSLTEPILQRGKDSGVPWALRMLTANLPFAGAFLAGLLLGLRWRT, from the coding sequence ATGACCGCACCCCAGACCACGCCCGAACCCGCGGCCACCGCTGACCTGGCCCACTCCATTCAGAACATGCTCCCGGACTTGAGTGTCGGGGCACTGCTGGGATTTGCGACTGGTGTGGCCGTGAAGTTTGTGGGCCGCATCGCGCTGATCGTGGTGGGCCTGCTGTTTATCGCGGTGCAGCTTCTGGCGTGGACAGGCATCATCACCGTGGACTGGTTGAAATTGCAGTCCCTGACGGAGCCTATCCTGCAACGCGGCAAGGACAGCGGCGTGCCGTGGGCGCTGCGGATGCTGACGGCCAACCTTCCCTTTGCAGGGGCTTTCCTGGCGGGCCTGCTGCTGGGTTTACGCTGGCGGACCTGA